The sequence below is a genomic window from Marmota flaviventris isolate mMarFla1 chromosome 9, mMarFla1.hap1, whole genome shotgun sequence.
CCCCCAGGGGGTTGGGGTGAGTGGGGACGTGGCTGCTGCACCCCACAGACACCACTcacccttcttcttcctcttgtcTGGAGCCTTCGGCAGCCCCACGCCCACAGCTGGCGGCCCCCTCCCGGCTGGCGGCCCCTTCATGGCTGGCGGCCCCTTCATGGCTGGCTGCTCGTGGCCACTCTTCTCCCGGGGGGGACTCTCCAGGGACAGCGCCTTCAGATCCGGCTGAACCTGGCTGTGCGGCTGCCCGGGGGGCGGCTCTGGCTGGGAGGCGGGCTGGGGGGCTCTGCGGCCAGCCCCCGCCTTGCGCAGGGTGACTCGCCGCGCCCTGCCCTCCCCGGAGCTCTCGTGCCGCAGCCCAAGCTCCTCGGCTATCTGGTGGACGCGCAGCCGGTCGTGAGAACTCAGGGAGGTGGGAAACTCCAGCTGCGTCTCCTCGCTGCCCAGGAACTCCATGATCGTGGCCCGGAAGCGCTCCGTGCCCCCTGCGCCTCCTGCTGCCCCCAGGCCCTCACCgttgaggtggggctggggacaggctTCAGGGCCCCCAGGCTTCGGGCCCCGCCTCCGGCGGCTGGCAGCTTGTGGGCCTCCCTCCTGCTGCCCACCCGGTGGGCGTCCAGGTGGCCTGGCTGAGGCGGGGCCCCGGGGCTTCGCAGCCTGGCTGTGGCTCTGGGAAGCCTCGTGGGAATAGTTTTCGGGGACGATGTCGTCGAGGTACTCGAAGGCCGTGCGCACCTCCCCGTGCTCTGTGAAATAGTCCACCAAGGTCTTCAGAAAGGCGTGGTTGTGGACGGTCCGGGAATCGCAGACCACAGCCACGTGGCGCCGAGCGCGGGTGACGGCCACGTTGATCCGCCGGTCCTCGGCCAGGAAGCCCACTTCACCTGCAAAGGGCCAGctctgagggaggagggaaggccGCTCCCGCGGTCCAGTGGCAGTGCCACGGGCACCCCGCCCTTCGCCTGCCCTCAGCTGGGCTGGGGACGGCCACACTGCTCACTGGCCACGCTCCCCCACAGGCACCCCTCCTCCAGGCCTAGCCAGCCACCGCGTCCCCAGGCCACCTCCATATCTGCTCCCACCCCTCTGGTGAGGACGCTTCACCCAGCCACTGGCCAACACTGCGCCGCCACCAACAAACCCAGCCACAGAAACCTGCCTTGAGGCGGTGACTAGCAGGCCACTGTGACCGCCAGCCCAGCCACCTACCCTCTACCGGCTCCCTGACCCCACGCTGGGCTCCCTCTGCCTGTGACACATGCCCCATTCTCCAGACTGACAGGGCTCTTTGTGGAGAGGTCCGCTCAGAAGTCCCCTGCCCAGGCCTCCGGCCCCTTCCTCGCTGGTGGTTTGGTCCTCCTGAGCTTCCTGAAGGCAGGGGCTGCCGGCCACACCCTGGGACCTGACTCACTTCTGCACTGTCCCCACAGGACTCTGGCGAGGCCTCGCACCTTTCCTATTGGACCTGACGAGGGACAGGACCACCGCCTCCTTCTCGCGGCCCTGGAAGCCATCCACAGACCTGATCTCCAGCTCCGGGTGCCTTTGCGCCAGGCTCTGCCTGAGCAGGTCCACCTGCAACCAAGCAGGCCGCGGCCTCAGCACCCCAAGCCCCCGCTCAGCCAGGGCTCCTGCTGCAGAACTGCCCCCCCAGGGAGCCCCGCAGAAGCCCAGGAGGAGGTGCCCGCCTCCCCTGCCCGGGCATGGCGTGAATAGACGGGAGCCATCTGCCCACTGGATGCTGTCATTTTTCCTGGCTCATAACAGCCACCAGCCTCAGCGGTGTGGACACTGTGAGGGGGAAGGTGGCACTGCCCCACATGGCCGGCAGCTTCTACAGGGCGGGCACAACCTGGCCAGAGACTCGGCTGCGGCTGGAGAAGTGGCAGAGGGACAGCTGTCCAGCCAGGGCCACTGTGGAAGGCAGCATCCGCGGAGGCTGCTGGCCACCTGGAGGCCACCTGAGAGCCAGACCCACTCTGGGGACTCAGGAGGAGTGACACGCGGGGAGGGCAGAGTGAGGTGACACAGGTAGCTCTTGCTGAAGTCCTCTGCCTGGCCTCTAGTCATGTGAGGCCAGGACTAGCCAACTCACAGGCCACTACGTCACCCTTCCCTTTGGGCCTGTGAGTTGGCTGAGTCCCTAGGGACAGAGGAAGAGCAGGGCCCTCACACCTGGAGGTTGTAAGGCGTGATGACAGCAATGTCCCCTGCCTGGACGCCAGCATCCACCAGAGCCTGCACGTGGAGGGTGACGAGGCGGACTTCACCTGGAGGGAGGAGAGCGGCTCACAGAGGGGGGACGAGCCTGGGCACCGGGCCTGCGTGACGCACTCCCCTGCCAGCTGTCCACCGGGCACATCCTGGGGGCCCTCCAGGCCTGGCAACTGGAGTGCAGGACTCCGGCTAACCCGCCCTTCACGCCACGGTGACGGCAGCCCATCAGCACCTCGAGGAGCAAGGGCTGCCTGAGACTCACCTTCAGGGCGAGACGGGAAGACGAGCCGCCCATGGACGAGGAGCCATCCGCCTGCCCTTGGGAAGAGCAACCACGCTGCCCCCCGGATGACCACTCCAAACCCCTGCAGCCCACGGGAGCCTGCTGTCGCCCATCAGCACCTCCAGGCATAGGCCATCTGAGTGACCAGCTGGCCCAGCCAGCACGCTCACCTGGGTTCCCCCTCGACTGCTCGTCATGGTCCTCTAGCTCCAGCAGCCCACAGCCGGCAGTGTCCACAAGCAACAGCGGGATGCCCGTCTCCTCCGTGGCCGCCACGCCTGGGAGGTCCCTGGCACGCGGGGGACGAGAGCTGTGCTGGACTCCCACACCACAGCACTGGCCCTTCCCACCGGGAAACACAGGGGCTGACCCCTGGAGCCTGTGCTGGGCGCCAAGAGCATGAGGCTGGGCAGACGCGGTCCAGCTCCTGGGCAGGGCACAGTCCCTCCTAGGAAATCAGCCCCCGGCTGACCTGAGCTGCAATCCCCAGGACACGTTCCAGTGGGGGTGCTTGAGGGGGACACTCACCTCAGGAGGTGGCCGGCCACGGAGGGGTGGGCGTCGAGCTGCCCGCCATACATGACCTCGGAGGCCCAGCGCATGATGGCCTGGTGCATGCGGTACTGCACGGTCAGCATCCGCACCGCGCTCACCCCCTGCTCCTCGGCCAGGCGCTCCATCAGGCTGCGGGACAGCCCAGCCTGTGCGGCCctgcaggaggggaggagggaagcagggCCCAAGCCACCGGGAAGCCACGTGAGCCACCCATCAGCCTGTGGCTCCCACCCAGGGGGACCTGGGGGTAGGCAGTCAGACCCCAGGATGTCCCAGAACACGCCCCTCACAGGACCCGAGGAGCTCTGTGGACACGGAAGGGCCCTGGGTCACCGGGCAAGAACCACAGGGCCAGGCTGCAGAGAGCAGGAGGGCCAGAGACACAGGTGCCATGTGACAGGGGCCAGAAGATGCCACACTGAAGACCGGGGGCCACACTGCGGCCCTCAGAGGAGACAGCCCTGCCACACCTCCACTGTGAGCCAGGGAGGCTACCTGGGGACACTGGACCTCCAGAATGGGAGACCACAAACCCAGGCCAGCAGTCACCACCAAGGTGTGCCCAGCTGTCACAGCAACAACAGGAAACCAGTGCAGACGCGCCCCAACGTCTAGGTGCGCCAGCAGCCGACCCCACAGGGCACCGCCTGTGAGCCAACCCCTCAACCTCCCTGGACCTTCCGATCCCCACATCACACAAAGGAGAGGGCGACCGGAGAAGCCAAGCCCGAGCTGCCCAGCCAGCTGGCCGAGAGCCAGAACCCACCTGGCCACCCGGCTCCGAGCCTATCCTCTGGCCCCCTGGCACAGAATCTGTCCCCACGTCGACTGGCAGAACCACTGGGCAAGTGCCCAGTCCCTGGGGGTGACTTGAGAGCCGCCCTTTGGGAATGCAGAGGGCCTCTCGTCCTTAACCACTGCTCCCCAAGGGACTGTCACCAGAAAGTGAGCCTAGGTGAACTCTGGCCCTGCAAACGCCACAGGGCCCCACCAGAGCCCCCCAggtctccttttctctctgtggACACACAGGGACCCACTCCCACGGAGGCAGTTCCAGCCTGTCCATCTGAAGGCTCCCTGGAGGACAGAGCCCCTCTCAGGACACCTGGAGACCCCTGCAGAACACTGAGCCTCCCCGCCCAGCTTCACCGACTCCCACTTCCGCATTCCCCTGCGCCCCCATCCCACCGTGACGCGCCTGGAGGGGACGACATCAGTCCCCGTTTCTCTGAGGCTCCTGGCCGGAGGTCCAGCCCGTCAGCAGGCCCCAGAGGTGCGACCCCTCCTTGCACAGCGTCTGGCCTCCAGCTCCAGGCTGGTCGTGACTGCACCAGAGAAGCACCAGGTCCAGACAGCAGCCCACAGCAGCTGCAGATGGGGGACCTGGACCCTCTGGAGGACTCGCTCCTGGGCAGCCTCGCTGGACGTGGCCTGCCTCCTGGAGCCGGCCACTGAGGGCCGCCTGCACGGCCGACTCTAGGGAGACCCAGCGAGCCGCGGAGGCCCCGTGCAGCATTCTGATGGGCAGCTGCGGTTGGGGCTGCCCAACACCCTGGGGACCGTAGTCTAGGAGGTGTGGGCAGGGAGGCCCACGGAGGCCAGGGTGAGGAGGGGACGAGGAGGGTGGACAGACGGCACCTCCTCCACCAGCAGGGCCTGTGTGGGGTCCCGGCACCTGCACCCCTCCACAGGGAGAGGCAGGGTCCCCAGGGCCTCTGCGTTCTCTGTCCAGGGCACCTACCAAGTGGCCTGCTACCCCACCAGGCCACACTCGGTGAGCACCAGGGACATACAGGCCCTGAGCACCATGCTGAGGCCATCAGGCTGGGGCACCCTGTCCCTGCCAAGGAGCACAGTCCAGCGGGTCAGCTGTAGAAGCCAGCGAAGGCATAGCACGGGACGCGGGGAGAGGAGGTGTGACCCTGCAGAGATGTCCTACTGGACCTGGAAGGGGCCCCGGGGAGCGGCCTTACTTGTGAGAGACTATAGTGGGCGGCAGCTGCTTGTGATCTCCGGCCAGGATGCACTTTCTAGCCTTCAGCAGGGGGATCCAGCAGCTGGCCTCGAGGGCCTGGGCACACTCGTCAATGACCACCACGTCAAAGTGGCTCTCGGGCAGCAGCTTCAGGGGGCCGTCGGCAGAAGCTCCTGGTTGGGACAGAGACCTCTGGTCTACAGGGTGTGGTGGCGGCTGATCTGATCCAGCCACAGCCGCAACAGATGCCCAGCAGCACCTCACCGGCCAGCCTTGCACAGCACTGTGTGCAGCAGGCTGGCCCCGGGAACACCAGCGGGGGGACTCGGGATCCCGGTCCCAGCCACCTGGTACTGATACAGCACCAAGTGTGAGCTCTGAGCACAGCCATTCCAGCCTCCAGTCGCTGACACTACCCGCCCTGGACCGTCTCAAGCCACAGAATGCCCCCGTCTCCGCAGGCCCTGGCTGCAGTGTCTACAGGAGGCCTTTTTCTTTGGCCACACAGAGGACTCGTGACGGCGACTCCTCCAGGAAGAAACCTCCCCGGCGCCTCAACACGAGGCCACTGCACAGCTGCTCCTTCCAGGGACCAGGAGCAGCACGATGTGAAGGGTCCAGGGGCAGGAGGCCCCACGGCAGCCCCTCGGCAGCAGGCCCCTCCCCCGAGCCACACCCAGGCCTCATCCAACTGTTACCAGAACAGGGTGACAAGTGTGGAAAGTCCCGGCAGGAGGTGGTGGTCCATGCTggccctgctcctcccagccTGAGTGCGCCACGCTAAAGACACATGGGTGAGCTTAACACCAAGAGACTTCCTGGACAGACCTTCCAGAGATGGGCGGGGCACCCGACCGCACAGGACAGAGCTCCGCTGGCCATTGGACCACTAAGGATGTGTGCAAATCACGGCTGTGAGTTCACAGTGCCAAGAGGAACCAGAACtcgttcattctttctttctttttccctccctccctccttcctttctctctctccctttctctctccctctctctctctctctctctctggtgctggggatgggaacccagggcctcaaacatgctaggcaagtgctgacCACTGGGCCTAATGCCCACCTAAAACCAGACACCTTGATGGACACAGCTCCAGGACCCCATCCCAGTCCCCCACCCAGCCAGGAGAGGCCTGAAAGGGCCTGTCTGACCTCTAGCAAGCGTAAAGCCAGAGGTGTCTGTGGAAACGGCAGAGCCACGGCCTCTGTAAACTCTACTCCACTCTGCAGAAAGAGTGCTGGAGAATGGTCAGGACCGGCTCTGCCAGACCCCTGGAGATCCACCCATCCTCTTGCAATCCAAGGAGCAAACGTTCATTCAAGGAAAATGGCCACGTCTCAGCAAGGTGGCCCTGTGCAGTTAACCACCCTCTCCACGCCCTGACCCTTGAAAGCAGCAGCCTGGCAGCCACTCCTGCAAATCCCCTTCCCAGAGGCTGGCCATCCAGCCTGCCCAGCAGACCCCACTCCAAGAACACCCTGATCCGACCCAGCCCCCCAGACCAACGGCTTCTCCCGCTGTGTCATCCCACGAGCAGACAGTGGGTGAATGTCCTGAGGCAGGGGACCCCAGCAGGAGAAAACAATGGCCTGCAATGGCCAAAGTGCTGTGCCCATGCCCAGCCATGACCTGGAGACCCAGGCTCTGCCCCTGGGTTCCCCTTGAGGTTCAGCACAGCAGGAAGGAAGACTAGGAGCCGCACCCAGCCTGGTTCAGTCAGAGACGAGCCCTCGGCACAGACGGGGAGGCTGTTCCAGGAGGCCAGAGGAATCTCTGATCACTAGCTGGCCACCAAGCTGAGAAGAGACTTTAGTGGCCACAAAGGACCACAAACGCGGGCTGTAGGTAGTTCAGAAGTGACTCACCCGACTCCAACGTCAGAGCTGCCTCACTCCTGTGCCTCCAACACTGTTTCCAACAAGAACGCGCCGGACAGAGGGTCAAGAAGAGGGCCAGACGTGGGGAAAGGCAGCCAGAGGCCACgccggggggcggggcgggggtcTTACTAGACGAGAACTCTGAACACCAGCTCTTTTAAATACGTTCAAGGAAAAAAGGAACCAAATACAAAGAAGTATGAGACTCTATTTTACTAAACAGAGTAAAAGCGAAGagacaaaaatgattaaaaaagagaagaaccAAGTAGACCGCGCCGGCTGAAACGCGCACGCACGCCGCAGTTCACCGAGGCCTCAGCAGCGACCGCGCAGGACAGGAGGCGAGGCCACTCAGCCTGAGGAGCAGAAAGGGGCTCAGGCAAGTGACAGAGCCTGGAGATCTGTGGGGACACCGGGCACAGCCACAAACGCGTAGCACCGGAGAAAGGTGccgaaaaaatatttgaaaaaaataatggctgaaaattcTCCAAAATTTGATAAAAACATGAATCCACACGTCCAAGGGGCTCCACAAATTCCATACAGTTCTCTCAAAGACATCCACACCTCGACCAAACTGTCCACGTCATAACCAAACCGtcagaaaaacaaagaccaaGACTCTCGAAAGAAGAAAGAGGCACCCGTCCCTCACAGGTGTCCTCAGTAATGTCAGCAGTCGGGGTCTCGGAGGCAGCAGGACGAGCGACGTGACCAAGTGGGGAAAGGAGCCTGTCCACCAGCCATGCCACCTCCAGACACAGATGGAGAAAATAAGACATGGCCAAACAAAGAAGAGCTGAAATGACCCGTGACTAGCGGGCCCACCCTGCTAGGAACACTAGAGTCCGTCAAGTTGAAATGAAGAACGCTGGACAGCAGTGCAAACACACGTAAAGAAGAGCACCAACGGGGCGACCACGGAGACAGTGTAAGAGTGAGTGTGAGTCAGCGTGAAC
It includes:
- the Ighmbp2 gene encoding DNA-binding protein SMUBP-2 — encoded protein: MASATVERFVTKQLDLLELERDAEVEERRSWQESISLKELQSRGVCLRKLQVSSQRTGLYGRLLVTLEPRRGGSAGVLPSNSFTPGDIVGLYGAAHEGGQLASGILTRITQKSVTVAFDESQDLQLDLDRESSYRLLKLANDVTYKRLKAALVALKKFHSGPASPLIELIFHGSAPSPAGDIGPLELFNAALDPSQKEAVLFALSQKELAIIHGPPGTGKTTTLVEIILQAVKQGLKVLCCAPSNVAVDNLVERLAHWKQRILRLGHPARLLESIQQHSLDAVLARSDSTQIVADIRKDIDQILVKNRKTQDKRERGGFWSEIKLLRKELKQREEAAMVESLTQASVVLATNTGASADGPLKLLPESHFDVVVIDECAQALEASCWIPLLKARKCILAGDHKQLPPTIVSHKAAQAGLSRSLMERLAEEQGVSAVRMLTVQYRMHQAIMRWASEVMYGGQLDAHPSVAGHLLRDLPGVAATEETGIPLLLVDTAGCGLLELEDHDEQSRGNPGEVRLVTLHVQALVDAGVQAGDIAVITPYNLQVDLLRQSLAQRHPELEIRSVDGFQGREKEAVVLSLVRSNRKGEVGFLAEDRRINVAVTRARRHVAVVCDSRTVHNHAFLKTLVDYFTEHGEVRTAFEYLDDIVPENYSHEASQSHSQAAKPRGPASARPPGRPPGGQQEGGPQAASRRRRGPKPGGPEACPQPHLNGEGLGAAGGAGGTERFRATIMEFLGSEETQLEFPTSLSSHDRLRVHQIAEELGLRHESSGEGRARRVTLRKAGAGRRAPQPASQPEPPPGQPHSQVQPDLKALSLESPPREKSGHEQPAMKGPPAMKGPPAGRGPPAVGVGLPKAPDKRKKKGRAAPAAPAEEDFDTLLSAAMKADSTCAFAKCSASVVTLGQLCQLCGHRYCLSHHLPEVHGCGEKARAHARQRISREGVLYAGSGTKDRSLDPAKRAQLQSKLDRRLGELSRQRTSRRKERGT